One Alnus glutinosa chromosome 13, dhAlnGlut1.1, whole genome shotgun sequence genomic window, agtctctagcagcttTTCCTCTAGCTCTTGAAttctaagcagcaatgaactttTCTCAGTTTGTAaattgttcagatcatgaatatGCTGCtttcgaccttccctcagcttttcatactTTATGTATAgagtcttgtaagcctccttgagctcttcctcattatcactatgctccgagtaataagagtcttcctcctCAATGAGTGGAGCTACAAAGGCCAGGAATTTCTCAGACTCAGAAgcttcttcttctaactcatcactaagagtcacattgtaagccttccccttgcccttcttaagattcctgCAATCGGCTCGAATATGACCAAAACttgagcattcataacatctgggccctctgggatccttcttttcgtcttcctcaagttcagcttctctgggagctttcttcaccttttcagaaaacttcttcttgaatcggtcgtctctcattagtcttctaaaattcttggctaacatagccacagctttttcttcctcctcagagtcatctccagatgaggcttcttacctttttcttggaagcctttagggcaatggtctttagcTTCTTGACCaggggcagggacagctcataagtttgaagagatcccaccaactcttcaatcttcattttttctagatctttgctttcttcaatagtagtcaccttgatcctaaaatgctcaggcaaagatcttagaatctttcagaTAGTTTTACATCCCAgacaggcttcccaagactcaccatggagtttctcaggtcactcatcttggagtaaaactctccaaatgtctcttcttccaacatcttaatttcttcaaatctggaaatcaacatttgaagtttggcagattttacaagtttagtgccttcataagttgtttccaagattcgccacgcttcttgagtagattcacagtttgaaatttttgcaaattaagacggtgaaagtgcttgatatagagcatggagggctttatcattagaaagtcgtgcgttttttGGAGGTACTAGTTCAagcgttgtatcctctggtttagtccaaccagtttcaacaatactccaacagtcaatagattttaaaaagaaacgcatgcgagctttccaatagtcATAGTTCGTGTTGTCGAAGGCAGGAACattattaagagtttgagacatattaataagagaagtcaaaaataacactcaaaaaataaatctcaacagagtgtaccaagctttgataccaattgaaaaatgaaattgacttctaaaataaaacaagtgtgtgtgtgcacaatgtgttaacaaaataatgcgaaaaataaataacacaagatttttgttaacgaagtggaaattcaagatgagaaaaatcactccggggtagccaaacccaggatatccactattcagaagacaagactagttacaagatagtagcactcacatacccctgatgcagtggtcgtaccttgcactctaacgtgtagccgaacacgaacgccttccaaccaggtctcctacctgagaggtattcaatgaaatcctttaccttagggccaacccctaagatagacttcagtttaagcgcaacaacgacttcagagagatcaactctgctcaataacctcacaaaataattctttaagcactagtggaattcaataccgaattcttacaattctcaagcacatgggcctctatttataggctaaggactcaaatgagcgtctgggttgataaagctgggcgccgttcggacggtggtcGTAAGccatctggacggacaactgtgtgactaAAATTCTGagaatttcgttgaaaatctttcttgtttgagagtcgcgtccggacggtgtagccCTGTCGTCCAGACAGTCGCACATCCGATGCAAATATTTTGCTTATAAAGGTTTCACGCATCCGGATCAGGATGATGGCCATCCAGACGGGTGAtctgctacacgcaatttccatatctgtcatacgcgcgtccggaccatggtagactggggtccggacggttgaatttgaattgcgaacttgccttaaggagtagcgcgtccagacggcaaTCCACGTCGTCTGAACAGTTACagtaatcttcccatatctgattttggaaagaaatcctgaagcttgatcgaacactgagggtcgtccggacgggttgctAAAATGTCCGGACatatgcaagctggagcagttcgaagcttcacgacacagaggaaggtccagacgggaatccacgtcgtccggatagatgatgctttagtctgatgagcTTCCGGACGGTTTgacatgtcgtctggacggctgatgcattggacagctgggcgtccggactgtacgacacgtcgtccggacgattgacagggaaccaaattttctgacttgcaaactgtgcaaaatcttctggaacacttctgaatggcgaaatccctgataaaaagtatctttacaatgaagtgattttgtccaactaAATGTGGCAAATTTACaaaccaacatatatatatatatatatatatatatatatatatatatatatatatatatatatatatatatatatatatatatatatatatatatatatatgtatatatatatgtatatgtatatgtatatgtatatgtatatgtatatgtatatgtatatgtatatgtatatgtatatgtgtgtgtgtatatatatatatatatatatatatatatatatatatatatatatatatatgtatattttagaGGGctgaatgtgtgtgtgtgtgtgtgtgtgtatgctGTAATGAGTACATGTGTATCTGTTGTTGAGTTGGGAGTGAGAACCGCGAATGTGTGAGTAAGTTTTGGAGTAAAAGGGGTTGTGggtgaagagaaaaatgaataaaaagtgTCTTGTGCTTTAATTCCTGCATGTGTGTAGGTACAAATAATGAGTGAAGGGGTATGTTGTGTGACTACCATGAGTGGACAGCATGTGTGTGTTGATAGTGGGTATTTTCCaaaggaagaaatgaagatgTGAATGCATGTGGGTTGTGAGGATGTGTTAAATATGGGTATATGTGTGTATCGTGCGGGTGTGTGTGTAGACTTGTGTATTTGTTAAAAGGGTGCATGATTATATATGTTGGTGCTCAATTAGGTAACACTTGTACACTTGCTCTAATATATATAAGTCTTCTATGTGCTATATATTccaaaaaactatatatatatatatatatatatatatatatataaagtatgtTTAGAAGAAGGTATATTTAATggaaaagagaataaatttagtGGCACCGTTACACTACCcaactattttaaaatattaatgccGATATTTTGTCGGATCTCatgacatttattttcatataatggAACTAAATTGGAATAAAATGAGTATAaggttatatttattatatttaaatctgtagccgttgtAATGGAAAATGACTTCTTGAGAATAGGTGTAGTAATAATAGTAAATATTTCATAGTgcctttttactaatttattattattacatgattATAATTATGTAGTTTCCGAGAGTAACATTTGGAGCATAaacagtaagtatctctatacttacttaGGACgatgctggtggatttttcctataatattgtgtctactgctttatttacttgtttgcacatgtgactttgcatattttattgttttaataatcTATTTAATAACAAGCTagggatctagatccacagtgttACATGACGATTCACTGTTTGCCTAGGTGCAGTGAATGTAAAAGTaccgaaaaagagaataataaatataaaaactgggTCACCAGGAAAGACCCAGGTTTttaggagcctaggctcccaaagaatatatttaaagttaaagtgaggaagcACATGTTTCAAATAAGACACTAACTGTGCCTAGGCCAATAGAGGAGTGGAAGAAGggcaatacctaaaactctaaaacTGTCATATCACTGCTTTATAATTATGTTTCtattcaatctatgtctatgattcgcgacggtagattatatattgcgtatacaaGTTATTATAAAGCCATATTGCATaatatttgttagtttttgtgttggctgcattctgttggacaaaatcactttttatgtaatgttgctgctttcacagggatgctactttatccagagtctactcttcagctatattcttcgagaagattctgtaaagttttcaaggatttatttcagttccctatcagccgtccggacgatgtggtattccgtctggacactcatcagtcagcaacatccgtccggacgacgagatctttccgtctggacgcccatcaatgtctagaagcttcgaacagttcaagattgcatccattcggacgtaatggcaaatcatccggacgctcttcagagttcgagaagatcccagtgttccaacgcatctgtccagacgacgtggttataccgtccagacgcaattcagggtttgacaagcattaggctTTCTGcatcaagacacagttatgggaagacggctgctactgtccgggacgatgtgtgatcccgtccgggcgatgtcctctataaggcaagaacatgcataccaagttcaaccgtccggacgtcagccttcatggtccggacgatcaagcttcatatatggaaattgcgtgcaccagtttaaccgtccggacgttagccttcaaggtccggacgctccaagccttattatggtaatttcgtgcagccgaagtgcaaccgtctggacgctagggcaacaccgtccggacgcggccttgtatggaagctttcagtgctacttttgaaaggcggttgcagttgaccatccggacactcggtcaagccgtccggacaccctcgggtattttggtcataacattttactcaaatatcggattgggacgaaatcagcttcattggaaagctaagaaaaagttctgtaaTTTGAGCATTCGGACGGCCAttaatagcgtccggacggcctccgtccggacggaaagattttcccATCCGGATGgcccttcagaaaattccagaattactttccggacaagaaaaacttgacccgtccggacggccctagctcccgtccggacgcgcgtgccacagaatccgtttttgactcaaaatagggtttcctaagcctataaataagaggctctaggcatgcttttaacatagaattcggtggtgaattctctacaccttaaagacgtgatatttcctctaaagccttgccaagtgtgtgatttgatcagatgtgaagtctatcttaggggttggccttaaggtaaaggattccattgaagaccccttcaggtaggagacctggttgggaagcgttcgtgttgggttacacgttagagagcaaggtacgaccactgcatcaggggtatgtgagtgttactgctttgtatctagctttgtcttctggatagtggatatcctgggtttggctgccccggagtaatttttctcttaactgagtttccacttcgtcaacaaaatatttatctcctttgaattccgcatttaatattttgttgcacactattcacacactgttaaatttagaagtccatttattttttaatatttcatttattaaataaatcagtattcaTATTACTATGGGAAACAGCGGATtcacttaggtattttattgttgtttttctctCTGCGTTATGTGTTAATACAAGATATTAAGAggaagaatattaggattaTCAAGACCCTTTGATGGATCCTAatactagtatttgaggctagactgCCTCCTCTTTGCGAACTACTATAACGTAGTTCATTAACTTAGTTTCAAAGACAATGTTTATATTTATGCTATTATGTAATAGTTAAACTCTAGTTATTTTGATCTGTATAATTATATACGCCCTGTGTGGCACAACTGCTATCTTATGTATAATTATGCTAACATACTTTAAACATctattttgagatatttcagTTTGAAGCTTTGAAGTGTTATTTAATCTAAAGACTATTGTATAATTacattccgttgccaataattaacTCTGATAAGATCgtaatgtcatgtgaaaattttttttaaaaaaaaaaagaaaaaagatttaacttacgctttttgtaaaaatggggcgttacagtttggtatcagagcggtctGCTCTGAGGACCTTAGACTTGACCTTAGCATAGGATGGAAACAAAAAGAGCTATAGGagtacaaaaaaatatttttgtttgtaaatatatatatatgtaggatTCCATAAATTagtataagaataaaatttctTAACATGTTTTGTTGGAAGTATGCATTTGTGCACTttaaatatattgtttataATGATTGTTTACTTGAGTGACTTTGAGTGTTATAATTGTTTgcaatatgatttgtttattagTATTGATCGATTCTTTGTTAGTTACAAAGAGGTTAGTTTATTAATAATATTGGTCAATTTTAGGTGTTACATAGTCTTTTAAAGGAGATTGATTTTATTCTACGCAATGTGGGATAACTGTTCctttaaatacaaaatcatgCCTACTAGACGCCTCCCTCCCTGTGACTTTAACCATGACCCATGCCCCGATGAATATGGTGAAGGAGAGCTgccaccaccacctccaccaccaccatacAATGATGGAATACACCCAGCTTTAATACAATTCATAGTTGACACCACTAGACACCTTAGTGAAGCAATATCACGAATTCCACAACCTAACGAACGAGCCGAACCCATAGGTTGTTCATTACGTGATTTTGCTAGTTATCATTTTCAAAGTTTTGAAGGAACTGAAGGGCCAAACGCCACTGAAGCATGGCTCACAGATATAGATGTGCTATTTAATACTCTCGGCTACACAAACGAGCAGAAAGTTCGGTTCATTGCACTGCAACTGACAGGTGAAGCTGGGAGATGGTGGAATGCAAGGAAAGTACTACTCGAGGACGAGATGGTGATTACTTGGGAGATGTTTAAAGTGGAATACAACCGGCGCTTTTTCCCTAGAGCTCAGAGGCAACTTCGGGCAATAGAATTCAAAAATCTTGTTCAAGGTAATATGACCGTAGAACAATATTCCGCCAGATTTATGGAGTTAGCCAGGTTTGCGGCCAACCTTATTCCTAATGAAGAATCGAAGGCAGAACGATTCAAGAATGGCCTCAACCCTCGCATCAAGGAGAGGGTAATCAGCTTGGAAATAAAGGACTACGCCAGATTGGTAGAAGTTGCATCACTAGCTGAAAGAGGAATACGAGAATCGGCAACGGCTTATGACCTGAAGAAATGTTCAAAGCAACAGATGACACACCCAGCCAAGAGGCTAGCCATTGGAAGCGGTTCCAAACCCACCATGGGTAAGAACTTCCTGGCAATAATCAAGAATCAGAGTGCTATTTCCAGCAAGTGCTCAAGAACACACAAAGGGGATTGTAGGCAAGGAACATCAACTTGCTTTAAATGTGGTAAGCCCAGACATTTTCTGAAGGATTGCCCTATGAATGCTGCTGGAGGAACGAAATCCCAAGGAAGCGGAACACAAGTACAGGTATATTATCTCACGCCTAGaggagtagaagaagaaaaaaatgaaggtgaagaagaaaatatgaATGTGGTGACTGGTACCATCCCTTTATTCGATAAATTAGCAAGTACTCTTTTTGATTCTGGTGCCACGCATTCcttcatatcatctacatacgttAAATTATGTAGCATGATCACTCAACCcttaaatcaaaacataattgtATCAACACCTGCTGGAGATGTAGTTACATGTAGAAAACTTATTGAGAATTGCCCCATCGTTATAAGAGATAGAGTTCTACCGGCAAACTTAACAGGCAAACTTAGCAGTGCTTCAAATGTCAGGTTTTGATATCATTTTAGGAATGGATTGGTTGTCGAAATACTATGCTAACATTgattgtagaaagaaagaagttattTTTTGCTCACTGAGTGaggaagaatttaaattttgtgaAGCTCGAGTATGAGCCACTCCACCGCTTCTTTCTGCAATTCAAGGAAGACGGAGCATTAGAAGTGGTACGCAAGCATTTCTAACTTATATCAAGGCTAAACCCGAAGGAGAACATAAGCTAGAAGATATACCTGTAGTGTGCGACTATCCTGACGTTTTTGTCGAGGTCACAATTGGATTGCCGCCTGACCTGGAGATCGATTTCACTATCGATCTGATGCCAGAGACTCAACCCATTCGCAAAGCACCATACCGTATGGCGCTATCTGAATTGAAGGAGCTGAAGAAGCAACTTGAAGACTTGGCAAACCGGGGTTTTATTCACCCTAGCGTCTCACCATGGGGAGTGCCTGTTTTGTTTGTAAGGAAGAAGGATGGATCTTTACGTTTGTCCATTGATTACCGCAAACTGAACCGAGTAACGATCAAGAACAAGTACCCAATGCCGAGGATTGACGATCTCTTTGACCAACTGAAAGAAGCTATAGTCTTCTCTAAAATAGACCTTTGATCGGGGTATCACCAGCTCAAGGTGAAAGAAGTAGACATACCAAAAATGGCGATACATATGCGTTATGGTCATTACGAATTCCTAGTTATGCCATTTGGAGTGACCAATGCACCTTCCGTATTCATGGATCTAATGAATCGGGTATTTCATAAGTACCTTGATCAGTTCGTAGTTGTGTTTATAGACGACATCTTGGTTTATTCTGCCACCCACAAAGATCACGGAGAACATTTAAAGACAGTACTGAGTatcttgagagagaagaagcttttTGCCAAGCTCAAGAAGTGTGAGTTCTGGTTGAAGGAAGTCTCATTCTAAGGTCACGTAATCTCAAAAGATGGAGTAACGGTTGACCCAAGCAAGGTTGAAGCAGTGATGAATTGGGAGCGACCATCAAATGTAAGTGCGATTCGGAGTTTCCTAGGACTTGCGGGATATTACTGAAGATTCGTTGAAGGCTTTTCCAAGCTTTCAGGCCCTTTAACTGCTCTGACCAAGAAGAATGCTCGTTTCATCTGGAGTGACGAATGTGAAGAATGTTTCCAAGAGATAAAGTGGAGGCTAATATATGCACCTATCCTGACCCAGCCCAGGGAGTCGGAGAAATTCGTTATCTATAGCGATGCATCCCTCCAAGGACTAGGTTGCTTGCTTATGCAGCAAGGCAAGGTAATTGCTTACGCGTCTAGACAATTGAAGGACCATGAGAAGAACTACGCATGATTTGGAACTTGCAGCAATCGTCTATGCTTTGAAGATTTGGAAGCATTACCTATTTCAAGAAACAGTTGAAATCTATATTGACCACAAGAGCCTCAAGTATATTTTCACACAGAAGGAACTGAACATGAGACAACGAAAGTGGCTGGAGCTGATCGAAGATTATGATTGCTATATCATGTACCATTCGGGAAAGGCAAATGTTGTAGTGAACGCGTCAAGGAGGAAGTCATGCAGTAGAGTTCTAAATTCTATCACCACCCCAAATCAACTTGCTCAGCATATGGAGATGGTCCAGCTGAACGTCGTAGAAGAACAAGCAGCTTTAGCAACTCTAGTTATCCATCCATTAATTTCTGATAGGATTAAAATGGCCCAAGAAAATGATCTCGAATTACAGGAATTGATGGAGAAGGCTCACCGCGGCGATGCTTTTGGATTTCATCTCACAGATGACTGGTGTGCTgtcgcgagcacccaaaaataaaaccttacttctaaaaatataaatgtagtagtgcaagtaagggtcgatcccacggagaataattagccggattttatgctacgtgaacaaggatggggggggttttgagtatgaaaataattttaaaaaaactaacaaagaaacaatttaaaatattaatcaagtaagaaaacattggtctaagtcaacttccaccgtcTGAATTTtaccgttggaactattttcctatctctccttagtcgtagttaattagaagacaagcgctctaattaaccctaactactaaacaacctaagacaagcgctataggtttaatctagtagcagccttaagaattagagagatcgatgaagcgaaacatcacaagcacaagcggttgcatttaatttcgtcggatgttcttcctaagatttaataatcactgagaagcagcaaatcattaaatcttagttgcttcacagattggagggatcaaacaattacggatttgatatccatcctagcaatagattgcaacgaataataaactagtagtactcctagcaattaaacgagacaatcatggaATTAGGCAAAGAAGAACatccgatactcaaagcataaatcgaacaataaaaacaaattagatctcacagttttattgatttcgaggcttccgtttccttcgaccaattatgaaagttcaGCCACGCAGGGTCATGACTcaaagaagttagagaagaggggagaagatggaagatagaagatgtaaggtagaaggtgtgtgttgtgtgtcatggttccccccttttatacatgtttcatcccatatgctagaaacctaggaaatctcctaaagaaagatattgtaaatactatcctaaaataacaatacacaaatctactaattaagaaaaatattaaacataaaataaaggctaggataactaggaaggtgatgatttcaatggggacttttgttgccatatgctttatcgattttttccttgtttaagtccccacaaatcagccaagtatggagagaaaatcaatttgccttgtcatcgaaagagatgctcctttcatgttgtcttcttccgcgtggtccccacaaatctcttctttatttccttttgctttaactttttatttattgcttggcttggctggaattgattggatgattatgaaaaggctcaaagtaaagaaatttccatatctgaaaacttcctaaaataaatcgcatcagatccacatcagaacgttaacttcaagcccgatttctaccttgattcatccggtatctctcaaaacgcaaaacataaaagttgtagatctttttcttggcgtttcacagcatcttgaatcatctcaatcggagcttttatgagagagttatgtcCAGATTACAAACTGATatcaaatctgtccaaaatcgcccaattagctttgttttgcatttaatgcctcaatttgcatcctaaatcaaaatataagaataatgagtacatttaggcattaaataagtataagagattaaatattaaggggaaaaatataacattttacattctcatcaaattccCCCACACTTAACCGTTGCTCGTCCTCAAGCAAAACTCAAATTCATCTTCCTAAGAAAACCAAGGTTGCAACGCCATCAACAAGGAACAACCAAGCTCTTCACAATTCAGAACATATCATGAATAAACATTGTTAAACAGCTTAAAATTACTTAGcaagtattttcacttgaagatGGAGTAGACTAAAAATGTAGACCCTCACAGAAATAAACACTCGACTCTCATGTGTTTGAAGGGTATGTGTTTCActcaaattcattccaatggaaatgatctaccataggcttgcatatcttctcattctccACCACTGGGACCACATGCATAACATGAATCATAAGGACTTTTCAAGGGTTGTGACAGGGTTTAGGATCAAGGTAGGAAATATTTGGGAGTGTATCTCAAAAGCCATTGAAACTAGTGgagcaaaaatcaaatcaattcaggctcgaatatataagacatgtaaAACCAGTTACTCCATTCAGCAactttcttcaatttgtatattTCATGTATAAACAAGCTCCCTTTTTAGGAGGAATTATAAACATAGACAGTTTGTAATATCAAAAGTAATTTGCTCCATcacttcctttgtttttttttttttttggttctctctctctttttcttttttttcttttcccctttttttttttttttttttttttttttttcccatttcaCCAGTTATAGCCAAACCATAAATCTAGACACCCCCACACTTATTTCTTGCACACCCATACATATCATAATGATGAACAATGCTCCACTAGCTTTATGACTTAGGTAAAGACATTGTTTTTCGGGTAAAGCTTGTAATGTGGGTTCACAATAAacgataaagctcaaaggggttTAACAAtgggaaaaattaattacaaggtagGCTATTTGGCTTTATGTAGCTTATAACAAAGAGGGCCTTATAATCATATTCATGCATGCACGTGTCAATATGATCTTGAAGAGAATCAAGGCAAGTTCTggagaaacaaatccatgaaagaatatcacacatgaaagaaaatagtgagactGATATGGATGTGTCAGTCTAAAGGCTCAAAATCTCACCGGTTTTTGTCTACCAAATTTAGTCACCACCATCTCAAGGAaaataatcaaactaaataattcTAAGTCGAAAGATTACTATC contains:
- the LOC133853880 gene encoding uncharacterized protein LOC133853880 codes for the protein MWDNCSFKYKIMPTRRLPPCDFNHDPCPDEYGEGELPPPPPPPPYNDGIHPALIQFIVDTTRHLSEAISRIPQPNERAEPIGCSLRDFASYHFQSFEGTEGPNATEAWLTDIDVLFNTLGYTNEQKVRFIALQLTGEAGRWWNARKVLLEDEMVITWEMFKVEYNRRFFPRAQRQLRAIEFKNLVQGNMTVEQYSARFMELARFAANLIPNEESKAERFKNGLNPRIKERVISLEIKDYARLVEVASLAERGIRESATAYDLKKCSKQQMTHPAKRLAIGSGSKPTMGKNFLAIIKNQSAISSKCSRTHKGDCRQGTSTCFKCGKPRHFLKDCPMNAAGGTKSQGSGTQVQVYYLTPRGVEEEKNEGEEENMNVVTGTIPLFDKLASTLFDSGATHSFISSTYVKLCSMITQPLNQNIIVSTPAGDVVTCRKLIENCPIVIRDRVLPANLTGKLSSASNAKPEGEHKLEDIPVVCDYPDVFVEVTIGLPPDLEIDFTIDLMPETQPIRKAPYRMALSELKELKKQLEDLANRGFIHPSVSPWGVPVLFVRKKDGSLRLSIDYRKLNRVTIKNKYPMPRIDDLFDQLKEAIVFSKIDL